One window of the Granulicella arctica genome contains the following:
- a CDS encoding D-hexose-6-phosphate mutarotase codes for MTLKELQEQFGMPGVLSFHETPTGMIYVEVKTPAATATVYLQGAHLTHWQPARQESVLFMSRKSDFAPGKPIRGGVPIAFPWFATDSKADRVDGKPGPSHGFARIQDWTLAFAALSGEEMHLTFTLAPNALSKSMGFDQFRVAYVLTIGHALTMKLTVANDADKPLVFEEALHTYFAVGDVHETTLTGLEPTPYLDKIESFAAKPAAKAPLAFAAATDRIYNHTAATCVLHDGLNKRRIVVAKTNSDTTVVFNPWKAMADLGEDEWHEFLCVETVNASESPVTLQRGESHTMQAHISLEAGA; via the coding sequence GTGACCCTTAAGGAACTTCAAGAACAATTCGGAATGCCTGGTGTGCTCAGCTTTCATGAGACGCCTACTGGCATGATCTATGTCGAGGTTAAGACACCCGCAGCGACGGCCACCGTCTATCTACAGGGTGCGCACCTGACGCACTGGCAGCCTGCCCGACAGGAGTCGGTTCTATTCATGAGCCGTAAGTCCGACTTCGCCCCGGGCAAACCGATCCGTGGTGGCGTGCCGATTGCCTTCCCATGGTTCGCAACGGATTCGAAGGCCGATCGCGTCGATGGCAAGCCTGGACCATCGCATGGCTTCGCTCGCATTCAGGATTGGACGCTGGCCTTCGCCGCGTTATCGGGCGAGGAGATGCACCTGACATTTACTCTTGCGCCAAACGCGCTCAGCAAGTCGATGGGGTTCGATCAGTTTCGCGTCGCGTATGTCCTGACGATTGGACACGCGTTGACGATGAAGTTGACCGTTGCCAATGACGCGGACAAGCCGCTGGTCTTCGAAGAGGCGCTGCATACCTACTTTGCCGTCGGCGATGTGCATGAGACGACGCTGACCGGCCTCGAGCCAACGCCGTACCTCGACAAGATTGAGAGTTTCGCTGCGAAGCCTGCTGCCAAAGCTCCGTTGGCCTTCGCGGCTGCCACAGACCGCATCTACAACCACACCGCGGCTACCTGCGTGTTGCACGATGGCTTGAACAAGCGCCGCATCGTGGTCGCGAAGACGAACTCCGATACGACGGTCGTCTTCAATCCTTGGAAAGCGATGGCCGATCTTGGGGAAGACGAGTGGCATGAATTTCTCTGCGTCGAAACGGTGAACGCGTCTGAAAGTCCTGTGACATTGCAGCGCGGTGAAAGCCACACCATGCAGGCGCATATCTCTTTGGAGGCGGGTGCGTAG
- a CDS encoding TonB-dependent receptor, whose amino-acid sequence MAVRTPFSIVRRALFSFLSGALLLTPALRGQNISTAQLNGTVRDGSGAVIPGAAVSITDASKGFDREVMTDAQGAYQALLLPPGVYTITATANGFAKLIDQNVVLTTGQQADLSLTLSVGSTATVNVTSGAEIIETQRSSQSTTVDQLRITNLPTNGRNYINFTLTNSQIARDAAPSVGAIPTSGLNFGGVRARSNSINVDGADAGDYVSGGTRATVSQDAVQEFQIITNGFAAEYGRASGGVVNIITKSGTNKTHGSAFGFLRNRYIQATNPFSTVYQPAYTRVQAGFTVGGAIVPDKTFYFFSTEITRRQETGFSDIGAGGFGLTGVDVSKFYGLPSGSLSIQGTAQQAAFLAAAPAATPGIQQYVALVGSSSALALTGKNPAFLQSSIGASNFVTSGQATPQSFTPLNSLIGNFPISEKTEIYSLRLDHKLTGNQQLLLRGNVSPSFVSGIQENAANQNFGENAFSRTATQSFHDYSIVGQHTMLLGNNKVNELRIQFSRHPVLFSNSNSAGGNGVAVNIPGFAYFGKTPFSVVDRVEDQTQLQDNFTYTRGRHTAKAGIDLRYIPINLKQGQLYGGGDYTFAALNATDVSPLLAGLPGFSPIQAYGLGIPQSFAQGIGVTQYKYDLKTLGAFLQDSWRITNRMTLNYGVRYDVEAFPTQGALNGMTQSAERIYGIRQGIRLQAANVAPRVGVAYDLTGQGRTVVRANYGLFYDRAPGNLESQSNSYNSTKVPLVILAGGSPCNAASTVSPLNLNATNTFQGSLSNANCLPLASLNYQPTQQRFDPNNSASLFVNQNYLTSGFPLAILPSGLPADLNYKTPYVQQISFGVEQDLGRGLSLNVAFNSTGGRHLNRPINVNPVNPALLVANWRNAVAAVKAGTATVFPGTPQSQVAGPTSNPLTVATASGTVPCGVGPTGPYVAPPLLNFFRRSGLNTSLANFLVAQGAGQCVALASEVASVDGLGVGQPVPFGDMTPNLTTGTSSYNALSVNLKKSFSTTYEFLVSYTWSHAIDDSTDVVSTSDAPQNNFNPNAERAISSFDQRHRLVLSGVYNSGKRKGSGFLPGVFSGFTVAPIIEISSGRPFNVLTGTDTNFDFDPLTDRPNAVAIGSGPTSCGTSPVLSKYSPTGAFNLPCYSDAPVGAGPNDSAFNGSLSRNTGIKPYVVFTDLRLARAFTLPHEIALQVTADGFNLINKNNVFDVNLLYTAAGVPTASSDPRQFQFGARLSF is encoded by the coding sequence ATGGCTGTTCGCACGCCCTTCAGCATCGTCCGTCGGGCCCTGTTTTCTTTCCTTAGCGGCGCTCTTCTTCTCACACCTGCCCTGCGCGGGCAGAACATCTCGACTGCACAACTGAATGGCACCGTGCGTGACGGGTCGGGAGCGGTGATTCCCGGCGCTGCGGTCTCGATCACGGACGCTTCGAAGGGCTTTGATCGTGAGGTGATGACCGATGCACAGGGCGCGTACCAGGCGCTTTTGTTGCCGCCGGGGGTGTACACCATCACGGCCACGGCGAATGGATTTGCGAAGCTGATTGACCAGAATGTGGTGCTGACAACGGGTCAGCAGGCAGATCTCTCGTTGACGCTTTCGGTGGGGAGCACGGCTACGGTGAACGTGACCTCAGGGGCAGAGATCATCGAAACGCAGCGCAGTTCGCAGTCCACAACGGTCGATCAATTGCGCATCACCAACCTGCCGACCAATGGGCGCAACTACATCAACTTCACGCTCACAAATTCGCAGATCGCCCGGGATGCGGCTCCGTCGGTGGGAGCGATTCCGACGTCGGGGCTGAACTTCGGCGGTGTGCGTGCGCGCTCGAACTCCATCAACGTGGATGGCGCGGATGCGGGCGATTATGTGTCAGGCGGCACACGTGCCACTGTCTCGCAGGATGCGGTGCAGGAGTTCCAGATCATCACGAACGGCTTCGCGGCGGAGTATGGGAGAGCGTCCGGCGGTGTCGTCAACATCATCACGAAATCCGGCACCAACAAGACGCACGGCAGCGCGTTCGGCTTTCTGCGCAACCGTTATATCCAGGCGACGAATCCGTTTTCGACGGTCTATCAACCGGCTTACACCCGCGTGCAGGCGGGCTTTACCGTGGGCGGTGCGATCGTTCCGGATAAGACCTTTTACTTCTTTTCCACGGAGATCACACGTCGGCAGGAGACGGGCTTCTCAGACATTGGCGCGGGCGGCTTTGGCCTGACGGGTGTCGATGTCAGCAAGTTTTATGGGCTTCCAAGTGGGTCGCTTTCGATCCAGGGAACTGCCCAGCAGGCGGCGTTTCTGGCCGCCGCACCGGCCGCTACACCGGGCATCCAGCAGTATGTCGCGCTGGTTGGTTCGAGTTCGGCGCTGGCGTTGACCGGCAAGAATCCGGCGTTCCTGCAGTCGTCGATCGGGGCAAGCAACTTCGTTACCTCGGGTCAGGCGACGCCGCAGAGCTTTACACCGCTGAACTCACTGATCGGCAACTTTCCCATCTCAGAGAAGACGGAGATCTATAGCCTGCGACTCGACCACAAACTGACCGGCAATCAGCAACTGCTGCTGCGCGGCAATGTGAGTCCGAGTTTTGTGAGCGGCATCCAGGAGAATGCGGCCAATCAGAACTTTGGGGAGAATGCGTTCTCGCGGACGGCGACGCAGTCGTTTCACGACTACTCGATTGTTGGGCAGCACACGATGCTGCTAGGCAATAACAAGGTCAACGAACTACGCATTCAGTTCAGCCGTCACCCTGTGCTTTTCTCGAATTCGAACTCTGCAGGGGGCAATGGGGTCGCGGTAAATATTCCGGGCTTCGCCTACTTCGGCAAGACGCCGTTTTCGGTCGTCGATCGGGTGGAGGACCAGACGCAGTTGCAGGATAATTTCACCTACACGCGGGGCCGCCATACGGCGAAGGCGGGCATCGACCTGCGGTACATTCCGATCAATCTGAAGCAGGGACAGCTCTATGGTGGCGGCGACTATACCTTTGCCGCGCTCAACGCAACCGACGTCTCGCCGCTGCTGGCGGGACTGCCGGGCTTCTCACCGATCCAGGCCTATGGGCTTGGGATTCCGCAGTCCTTCGCGCAGGGGATCGGCGTGACGCAGTACAAGTACGACCTCAAGACGTTGGGAGCGTTTCTGCAGGATAGCTGGCGCATTACGAACCGTATGACGCTGAACTACGGCGTGCGGTATGACGTCGAAGCGTTCCCGACACAGGGTGCGCTGAATGGCATGACGCAGTCGGCCGAGAGGATCTACGGCATTCGCCAGGGCATCCGTTTGCAGGCGGCGAATGTAGCGCCGCGGGTTGGTGTGGCCTACGACCTTACCGGCCAGGGCAGGACTGTCGTTCGTGCGAACTATGGCCTCTTCTACGATCGCGCACCCGGTAATCTGGAGTCTCAATCGAACAGCTACAACTCTACGAAGGTGCCGCTGGTCATCCTTGCAGGTGGTTCGCCCTGCAACGCGGCCAGTACGGTAAGCCCGCTCAACCTGAATGCCACCAATACGTTTCAGGGTTCGCTGAGCAATGCGAATTGTCTTCCGCTGGCCAGCCTGAACTATCAGCCGACGCAGCAGCGTTTCGATCCGAATAACTCCGCGTCGCTATTCGTGAATCAGAACTATCTGACCTCCGGATTTCCACTGGCGATCCTGCCCTCGGGGCTTCCTGCGGACCTGAACTACAAGACACCGTATGTGCAGCAGATCTCGTTCGGTGTTGAGCAGGATCTGGGTCGCGGGCTGTCTCTGAATGTAGCCTTCAACTCAACAGGCGGTCGGCACCTCAACCGTCCGATCAATGTGAACCCTGTCAATCCTGCGCTGCTGGTAGCTAACTGGCGCAACGCTGTTGCCGCGGTGAAGGCGGGTACCGCAACGGTCTTCCCGGGAACGCCCCAGTCGCAGGTTGCCGGACCAACTTCGAATCCGCTTACGGTCGCGACGGCGAGTGGGACGGTCCCGTGCGGCGTCGGCCCGACTGGTCCGTATGTTGCACCACCGCTGCTGAACTTCTTCCGTCGCTCCGGCCTGAATACCTCGCTCGCGAACTTCCTTGTCGCGCAGGGAGCAGGCCAGTGTGTGGCGTTGGCCAGCGAGGTTGCGTCGGTCGATGGGTTGGGCGTCGGGCAGCCAGTTCCCTTCGGCGATATGACGCCCAATCTGACGACCGGAACTTCGAGCTATAACGCGCTCAGCGTGAACTTGAAGAAGAGCTTTTCGACGACGTACGAGTTCCTTGTGAGCTACACCTGGTCACATGCGATTGATGATTCCACCGACGTCGTCTCGACTTCGGACGCACCGCAGAATAACTTCAACCCAAATGCTGAGCGGGCAATCTCCAGCTTCGATCAGCGGCATCGCCTTGTGCTTAGCGGCGTCTATAACAGCGGAAAGAGGAAGGGCTCAGGATTTCTGCCGGGAGTTTTTTCGGGCTTTACCGTTGCTCCAATCATCGAGATCTCCTCCGGTCGACCGTTCAATGTACTTACGGGAACGGATACCAACTTCGACTTTGACCCGCTCACGGACCGTCCTAACGCGGTTGCGATCGGGTCTGGCCCGACGAGCTGCGGCACCTCGCCGGTTCTCTCGAAGTATTCGCCGACTGGAGCGTTCAACCTTCCCTGCTATAGCGATGCACCGGTTGGAGCGGGCCCCAATGACAGCGCGTTCAACGGTTCACTCAGCCGCAATACTGGCATCAAGCCGTACGTGGTCTTTACTGACCTGCGCCTTGCCCGGGCCTTTACGCTTCCGCATGAGATTGCTCTGCAGGTGACGGCGGATGGCTTCAACCTGATCAACAAGAACAACGTCTTTGACGTGAATCTTTTGTACACGGCGGCGGGAGTACCCACTGCATCGTCGGACCCGCGGCAGTTCCAGTTTGGTGCGCGGCTATCGTTCTGA
- a CDS encoding tetratricopeptide repeat protein — protein sequence MPLGRTFIPVVLTLLCAATPVTVTVTAQQTTAADALIADAHYLRARPLTQATLQKSPDDVHAIIQSSILSWAFFHFDEAITKAEKAVALADRSADAHTQLTNALGAKLVSSSAGTFEKMSLARRFRKEADLSLELDPKSFDAIEDSARFYWNAPSVVGGDRSKAQQLADRLTHLDPTRGAALKAGFAADEKDKAKRDAATESIWRTAVAAQPDSADAHAGLGAALFEEGKLPQAEAADRRAIALKPTRIAPYRQLAVIYATAGRWDDLEKLLKQAHTAVPDNLSPDYHAARIILTNNAAAQLGHAEQYLRAYLAQPAEGEEPSHAAAHWRLGLILEKQGRKNDAVQELRDAVHEDGSLEDAKKDLKRLS from the coding sequence ATGCCTCTTGGCCGCACGTTCATTCCTGTAGTGCTCACCCTCCTGTGCGCCGCTACGCCGGTGACGGTGACGGTGACGGCCCAGCAGACCACCGCGGCCGATGCCCTGATCGCGGACGCGCACTATCTCCGGGCTCGTCCCCTCACGCAGGCGACACTGCAGAAGAGCCCCGATGACGTCCACGCGATCATCCAGAGTTCAATTCTCTCGTGGGCCTTCTTCCACTTCGACGAAGCGATCACAAAGGCCGAAAAGGCAGTGGCGCTCGCCGATAGGAGTGCCGACGCACACACCCAGCTGACCAATGCTCTCGGGGCGAAGCTGGTGAGCAGCTCGGCTGGAACCTTCGAGAAGATGAGCCTCGCTCGTCGCTTCCGCAAGGAGGCCGACCTTAGCCTTGAGCTCGACCCGAAGAGCTTCGACGCGATCGAAGATTCGGCCCGCTTCTACTGGAATGCACCGAGTGTCGTCGGAGGCGATCGATCGAAGGCGCAGCAGCTTGCCGACCGGCTCACGCATCTTGACCCCACCCGCGGCGCAGCCTTGAAGGCTGGATTTGCGGCAGACGAGAAGGACAAAGCAAAGCGCGACGCCGCCACAGAATCCATCTGGAGAACAGCCGTAGCCGCGCAGCCCGACAGCGCGGACGCCCATGCCGGCCTCGGTGCCGCCTTGTTCGAGGAGGGCAAGCTGCCGCAGGCGGAGGCCGCAGATCGCCGTGCCATCGCGCTTAAGCCGACTCGCATTGCGCCCTATCGTCAGCTCGCCGTGATCTACGCCACGGCAGGCCGGTGGGATGATCTCGAGAAGCTCTTGAAGCAGGCCCATACTGCCGTTCCGGACAACCTGAGTCCCGACTACCACGCTGCGCGGATCATCCTGACGAACAACGCAGCCGCGCAGCTTGGACATGCCGAGCAGTATCTTCGGGCGTATCTCGCGCAGCCAGCGGAGGGTGAGGAGCCGAGCCATGCCGCGGCCCATTGGCGGCTGGGCCTGATCCTCGAGAAGCAAGGGCGCAAGAACGACGCGGTGCAGGAACTGCGTGACGCGGTCCACGAAGATGGCTCTCTCGAAGACGCGAAGAAGGACCTGAAGCGCCTCAGCTAG
- the lpxC gene encoding UDP-3-O-acyl-N-acetylglucosamine deacetylase — translation MAIGAHFEQTIRSEVEFSGVGLHSGAFVSMRLIPAPAGSGIVFRRTDLDNFEIPANGRNVAKVSYATSLMRQSVLISTTEHLLSALIGYGVDNVIVEVDNLEVPILDGSALPYVQAFETVGLKVQRRRREYLRILKEVEVRDGSKFIGVYPGSGYSIQYTIDFPAPIGFGTFKGDLAVGDYVRQIAPARTFGFKRDEAMLRNMGLIRGVSDDCAILVGEKGVENGPLRFSDEFVRHKVLDLIGDLALAGKRIEGHVVAERAGHAMHTALVQRLLRDRSAWELVHGYDHLPAHVAERKPAPRLQTALA, via the coding sequence GTGGCAATAGGCGCTCACTTTGAGCAGACAATTCGGTCGGAAGTGGAGTTTAGCGGGGTTGGCCTGCACAGCGGGGCATTTGTCTCCATGCGGCTTATACCGGCGCCTGCTGGCTCAGGAATCGTCTTCCGCCGCACCGATCTCGACAACTTTGAAATTCCGGCTAACGGGCGCAATGTCGCCAAGGTGAGCTATGCCACCAGCCTGATGCGGCAGAGCGTGCTAATCTCGACTACCGAGCACCTGCTTTCAGCCCTTATCGGCTACGGCGTCGATAACGTGATTGTTGAAGTGGATAACCTTGAGGTGCCGATCCTCGATGGTAGCGCCCTGCCCTATGTGCAGGCTTTCGAGACCGTCGGGCTGAAGGTGCAGCGCCGCCGCCGCGAGTACCTCCGCATCTTGAAGGAGGTCGAAGTTCGGGATGGGAGCAAATTTATCGGCGTCTATCCGGGCTCTGGCTACAGCATTCAATACACGATCGACTTCCCTGCACCCATCGGCTTCGGAACCTTCAAGGGCGATCTGGCGGTGGGGGATTATGTACGGCAGATTGCCCCGGCACGGACCTTCGGCTTCAAGCGTGACGAGGCCATGCTGCGTAACATGGGGCTCATCCGTGGGGTTTCGGACGACTGCGCCATCCTTGTCGGTGAAAAGGGTGTTGAGAACGGGCCGCTTCGTTTTTCAGACGAGTTTGTTCGGCATAAGGTACTGGACTTGATCGGTGACCTTGCGCTTGCGGGGAAACGCATCGAGGGCCATGTGGTCGCTGAACGGGCCGGCCATGCGATGCATACGGCACTTGTCCAGCGGCTGTTGCGTGACCGTTCGGCATGGGAGCTGGTCCATGGATACGATCATCTGCCCGCACATGTCGCTGAGCGCAAGCCTGCTCCCCGGCTACAAACCGCGCTCGCGTAG
- a CDS encoding CADD family putative folate metabolism protein: MNAEFWIRFEERVAPFNLLQHPFYQAWSRGELTRTDLREYAAEYWHHVSAFPTYLSALHSRLPDGELRREVLRNLIEEEGVEAATARPHSDLWMDFAAGMDATRADVEARAVQPEMAALQATYRELMLNGSPVAALAALYAYESKVPAIAATKAAGLAEHYGTEGAAARYFTLHRTADVHHAAVWRGLIDAQLAIDPAAAEAALDAAEQAAKALWMALDGVERERMKANAN, from the coding sequence ATGAACGCTGAGTTCTGGATTCGTTTCGAAGAGCGTGTTGCCCCCTTCAACCTGCTGCAGCACCCGTTTTACCAGGCATGGTCCAGGGGCGAGCTGACTCGTACCGACCTGCGTGAGTATGCCGCGGAGTACTGGCACCACGTCTCGGCCTTTCCGACTTACCTCAGTGCGCTGCACTCGCGTCTGCCGGATGGCGAGCTTCGGCGTGAGGTACTGCGTAACCTGATCGAAGAAGAAGGCGTTGAGGCGGCGACAGCACGTCCGCACAGCGACCTGTGGATGGACTTCGCGGCGGGAATGGATGCGACACGAGCTGATGTCGAAGCTCGTGCGGTCCAGCCAGAGATGGCTGCCCTGCAGGCGACCTATCGTGAGCTCATGCTGAACGGCTCTCCCGTCGCGGCTCTCGCTGCTCTCTATGCGTACGAGTCCAAGGTGCCGGCGATTGCGGCAACCAAGGCTGCCGGGCTAGCGGAGCACTACGGTACCGAAGGAGCGGCTGCCCGGTACTTTACGCTCCACCGCACGGCGGATGTTCATCATGCGGCGGTCTGGCGTGGCCTTATCGATGCACAGCTTGCGATAGATCCTGCCGCAGCCGAGGCTGCGCTCGATGCAGCGGAACAGGCCGCGAAGGCGCTCTGGATGGCTCTTGATGGGGTAGAGCGCGAACGGATGAAGGCGAACGCCAACTAG
- the folK gene encoding 2-amino-4-hydroxy-6-hydroxymethyldihydropteridine diphosphokinase — protein MKQLAAIALGSNLQSQWGDRAETLHEAIVRVRELGDVERISSFYETDPVGYLEQPEFLNAALLLETELDPVELLRALLGIEKSMGRDRSHSVAKGPRVIDLDLILFGDVMMQTAELTLPHPALAERRFVLEPLAEIAPSLRHPVLDQTIAELLLQLP, from the coding sequence ATGAAGCAGCTTGCGGCGATCGCACTCGGTTCGAACCTACAATCGCAATGGGGCGACCGGGCTGAGACCCTCCACGAAGCGATTGTGCGCGTCCGTGAGCTAGGCGACGTGGAGCGCATCTCCAGCTTTTACGAGACTGACCCCGTCGGCTATCTTGAGCAGCCGGAGTTCCTGAATGCTGCGCTTCTGCTCGAGACGGAGCTTGATCCCGTGGAACTGCTGCGCGCCCTGTTGGGCATTGAGAAGAGTATGGGGCGTGATCGTTCGCACTCTGTCGCCAAGGGGCCGCGGGTGATTGATCTCGACCTGATCCTGTTCGGCGACGTAATGATGCAGACGGCGGAGTTGACTCTGCCGCATCCGGCGCTGGCGGAGCGGCGATTTGTTCTTGAACCGCTGGCCGAAATTGCGCCTTCCCTTCGTCACCCCGTGCTCGATCAGACGATTGCGGAGCTCCTTCTGCAGCTTCCGTGA
- a CDS encoding Maf family protein produces MFVLASASPRRRELLTQIGLTFDVETADIDETPQLGEDAIVYVKRLAEHKAAAVFARHSNQSRLIVLGADTTVLCEGRILGKPFDDADAVRMLRLLSGKKHQVITGVALVSATSRQVAAEVTDVEVIALSERQIADYVASGEPMGKAGAYAIQGRAARFIPRIEGCYFNVVGLPLARVSAMLETVR; encoded by the coding sequence ATGTTTGTACTGGCCTCCGCCTCTCCCCGTCGCCGCGAGTTGCTGACCCAGATCGGGCTGACCTTCGACGTGGAGACGGCTGACATCGATGAGACTCCACAGCTCGGCGAGGACGCGATCGTCTATGTAAAACGGCTTGCTGAGCACAAGGCTGCTGCCGTCTTCGCTCGCCATAGCAACCAGTCGCGATTGATTGTGCTGGGCGCGGATACGACTGTGCTTTGCGAGGGCAGGATTTTAGGAAAACCGTTCGATGACGCGGATGCCGTGCGGATGCTGCGGCTGCTCTCCGGCAAGAAGCACCAGGTGATCACCGGGGTTGCGCTCGTTTCCGCGACGTCACGGCAGGTCGCTGCCGAGGTGACGGACGTGGAGGTGATCGCCTTGAGCGAGAGGCAGATTGCCGACTACGTCGCCTCTGGTGAACCGATGGGCAAGGCGGGAGCGTATGCGATCCAGGGACGGGCGGCGCGCTTCATTCCGCGGATTGAAGGCTGCTACTTCAACGTGGTCGGGCTGCCGCTAGCGCGCGTCTCGGCGATGCTGGAGACGGTTCGCTAG
- a CDS encoding M20 family metallopeptidase, translating into MDVQKFAKLAADRSRWIDETLRQLVSIESPTGNPAAVNGAVNFVAEVAKPLGGRTRLHKQKQFGNIAEIRFGSPRSNVKPILLLGHLDTVWPLGTLTTMPWRVAEGRYWGPGVLDMKAGVVMALAAVGVLRELGVKRPITLLLNSEEEVGSPVSRAITEKLALKSSAVFVLEPAQGLAYKTARKGVGLYTLQVEGVAAHSGVDFERGHSAILELARIIQTVSSFTDLSTGRTVNCGVISGGTRSNVIAAFATVEVDVRIAKASDAAMVERLFHRLKPTNQHCKLTISGGINRPPMERKAGTIALFKQARTIARELGFLLDEAATGGASDGNFTAALGVPTLDGMGAVGEGAHAAHESVVIEHLVPRTALLAAMLAAN; encoded by the coding sequence ATGGACGTGCAGAAATTCGCAAAACTCGCCGCGGACAGGTCTCGATGGATAGACGAGACATTGCGCCAATTGGTGTCGATTGAATCGCCCACAGGAAATCCGGCGGCGGTCAATGGGGCAGTCAACTTCGTAGCGGAGGTCGCCAAACCACTCGGCGGACGAACCAGACTCCACAAACAAAAGCAGTTCGGTAATATTGCCGAAATCCGCTTTGGCTCTCCTCGCTCAAACGTCAAACCAATTCTCCTTCTGGGACATCTGGATACGGTATGGCCGCTCGGCACGTTGACTACGATGCCGTGGCGCGTGGCCGAGGGGCGGTACTGGGGACCCGGCGTCCTCGACATGAAGGCAGGCGTCGTGATGGCCTTGGCTGCAGTCGGCGTGTTGCGGGAACTTGGCGTCAAGCGGCCCATCACGCTCCTGCTCAATAGCGAGGAGGAGGTCGGCAGTCCCGTCTCGCGAGCCATCACCGAGAAGCTGGCGCTCAAGTCCTCCGCCGTTTTCGTGCTCGAACCAGCGCAGGGGCTCGCCTATAAGACGGCCCGAAAAGGGGTAGGCCTATACACGCTGCAGGTCGAGGGCGTGGCAGCCCATAGTGGCGTCGACTTCGAGCGCGGCCACTCGGCCATTCTGGAACTCGCCAGGATCATTCAGACGGTTTCGAGCTTCACGGACCTAAGCACAGGGCGAACCGTAAACTGCGGCGTCATCTCCGGGGGAACGCGCTCGAACGTAATCGCCGCCTTCGCGACCGTCGAGGTCGATGTGCGCATTGCCAAAGCCAGCGATGCTGCCATGGTCGAACGCCTGTTCCACAGGCTCAAGCCCACCAATCAGCATTGCAAGCTGACCATCTCGGGCGGAATCAACCGGCCACCGATGGAGCGGAAGGCGGGAACGATCGCGCTGTTCAAGCAGGCACGAACGATCGCCCGGGAGCTTGGCTTCTTGCTCGACGAGGCCGCTACCGGCGGTGCCTCGGACGGCAACTTTACGGCCGCTCTTGGCGTGCCTACCCTCGATGGCATGGGAGCCGTGGGTGAAGGAGCGCACGCCGCCCACGAGTCAGTAGTGATCGAACACCTGGTCCCGCGCACCGCGCTGCTTGCAGCGATGTTGGCGGCAAATTAG
- a CDS encoding YidH family protein, with product MDGSAEKDPRVYFAAERTFLAWIRTGLGLMGIGFAVSRFGLFLRELRASETHLSPHATGLSLWSGVALVCLGVLVNVSAVVEHMRLVRSLREGTWIPGQVSRGAILLALVLAAVGIGMAFYLVLVR from the coding sequence ATGGACGGATCAGCAGAGAAAGACCCACGCGTGTACTTCGCTGCCGAGCGCACCTTTCTGGCTTGGATCAGGACGGGCCTCGGTCTGATGGGCATTGGCTTCGCGGTCAGCCGCTTCGGTCTCTTTCTACGCGAACTTCGGGCGAGTGAGACTCACCTTTCGCCGCATGCTACGGGATTGTCGCTCTGGTCGGGCGTTGCGCTGGTTTGCCTAGGTGTCCTCGTCAACGTCAGCGCGGTAGTGGAACACATGCGGCTCGTTCGCTCCTTGCGCGAGGGAACGTGGATTCCCGGCCAGGTCTCGAGGGGCGCCATCCTGCTTGCCCTCGTACTGGCTGCGGTGGGAATCGGCATGGCGTTCTACCTTGTTCTCGTTCGCTAA